A genomic segment from Armatimonadota bacterium encodes:
- a CDS encoding glycosyl transferase family 1 — translation MKADTDSVSSRRRVLILNATYTVGGAERVLQWLALQLRSRLDLHVCSLYQPGEIGEQIREAGIPFHALYGRSRTDWRVLPRFVSLIRQIRPEVLLTVDAPYAVLYAALAKRTGLARKLVIAVHSFGKTKRTREMAIARRLASGVTDVLIALSEAHQRFLLEQEGWKARAVIAIPNGVDLHRFTPEGHHLRAEWGLSSQTPAFGVVAGLRPEKNLFRFLRAAQQVLSTLPDARAFVVGDGELRRDLQAFSQQLDCASRITFTGALQDIPAVWRSLDVAVLTSDTEVLPMTLIEAAACGVPAVSTDVGAVHDVVVDGETGFVVPPEEEYTLAERILYLLQHPDERKRMGERARQHAEAHFDLREMVERYARVLEEV, via the coding sequence ATGAAAGCAGATACGGATTCGGTCTCCAGTCGTCGGAGGGTGCTCATACTGAACGCGACTTATACCGTAGGAGGCGCGGAGCGGGTTCTGCAATGGCTCGCGCTGCAACTGCGCTCGCGTTTGGACCTGCATGTTTGCTCGCTGTACCAGCCCGGCGAAATCGGCGAGCAGATACGAGAAGCGGGCATACCTTTCCACGCACTGTACGGACGGTCCCGGACGGACTGGCGCGTGTTGCCGCGCTTCGTGAGCCTGATCCGACAGATTCGTCCAGAGGTTCTGCTCACGGTCGACGCACCCTACGCAGTGCTGTACGCCGCTCTGGCGAAAAGGACGGGGCTCGCCCGGAAGCTGGTCATCGCCGTACATTCCTTTGGCAAGACAAAACGCACTCGCGAAATGGCGATTGCCCGCCGTCTGGCATCTGGTGTCACCGATGTGCTGATCGCGCTCAGCGAGGCGCACCAACGGTTTCTGCTGGAACAAGAGGGATGGAAAGCACGCGCAGTTATCGCTATTCCCAACGGCGTGGACCTGCATCGCTTTACCCCCGAAGGTCATCACTTGCGAGCGGAATGGGGCTTATCGTCTCAAACTCCTGCCTTTGGCGTGGTCGCAGGGCTGCGCCCGGAGAAGAACTTGTTTCGCTTTCTGCGAGCGGCTCAGCAGGTGCTTTCCACCCTGCCGGACGCGCGAGCGTTTGTGGTGGGAGACGGAGAACTGCGCCGGGACCTGCAAGCGTTCAGCCAGCAGCTGGACTGCGCCTCGCGCATTACCTTTACAGGAGCGTTGCAAGACATTCCCGCCGTGTGGCGTAGTCTGGACGTGGCGGTACTCACCTCCGATACCGAAGTGTTGCCGATGACCCTTATCGAAGCCGCTGCCTGCGGCGTACCGGCGGTAAGCACTGACGTAGGAGCGGTGCATGATGTGGTGGTAGATGGCGAGACGGGTTTCGTGGTACCGCCGGAGGAGGAGTATACGCTTGCAGAGCGCATCCTGTATCTCCTGCAACACCCTGACGAACGCAAGCGCATGGGCGAACGCGCCCGCCAGCACGCCGAAGCGCACTTCGACCTGCGTGAAATGGTGGAACGCTATGCCCGCGTGCTGGAGGAAGTGTGA
- the vapC gene encoding ribonuclease VapC — MFLLDTNIVIYFFKGQGRVAEHLFSVPPSEVALSTVTVYELEVGIARSASPDLRRAQLNRLLETVSVLPLNTEAARAAARVRSLLEQSGFPIGALDNLIAGIALAHGATLVTHNVSEFARVPDLSVVDWY; from the coding sequence ATGTTCTTGCTAGACACCAACATCGTTATATACTTTTTCAAGGGGCAAGGACGTGTAGCAGAACATCTGTTTAGCGTGCCGCCATCTGAGGTTGCTCTGTCAACAGTCACCGTATATGAGCTGGAAGTCGGCATCGCCCGGTCGGCATCTCCTGACCTTCGCCGTGCCCAATTGAACCGCTTGCTTGAAACGGTTTCAGTGTTACCGTTGAACACAGAAGCAGCGCGAGCCGCCGCGCGAGTGCGGTCACTGCTGGAACAATCAGGTTTTCCCATAGGAGCACTGGATAATCTGATTGCAGGCATAGCTCTTGCTCACGGTGCCACATTAGTCACTCATAATGTCAGCGAGTTCGCGCGCGTGCCCGACCTCTCTGTAGTAGACTGGTATTGA
- a CDS encoding hydrolase, with protein sequence MTERLWAPWRMQYVSSARKQPEECLFCTKAKESCSAESMVLVRNEHAFVMLNAFPYTNGHLMVAPVRHTADMNDLSDEELLEVMRLVRESVNLLQEAYHPDGFNIGVNLGRAAGAGIVDHIHWHIVPRWNGDTNFMPVLADVRVIPDSLENTYAKLCEVLRRRDGDGTDAGSVGCGEP encoded by the coding sequence ATGACCGAACGTCTGTGGGCACCCTGGAGAATGCAATACGTCTCTTCCGCACGGAAGCAACCGGAAGAGTGCCTCTTCTGCACGAAGGCGAAGGAGTCTTGTTCTGCCGAGAGCATGGTGCTGGTAAGGAATGAACACGCCTTTGTGATGCTCAACGCTTTCCCCTATACCAACGGTCACCTGATGGTTGCTCCGGTGCGCCATACCGCCGACATGAACGACCTTTCCGATGAGGAGCTGCTGGAGGTGATGCGTCTGGTACGCGAAAGCGTCAACCTTTTGCAGGAGGCGTACCATCCAGACGGCTTCAACATCGGCGTCAACCTCGGCAGGGCAGCTGGGGCTGGCATCGTAGACCACATCCACTGGCATATCGTGCCGCGCTGGAACGGCGACACCAACTTTATGCCGGTGCTGGCAGATGTGCGTGTCATCCCCGACAGTCTGGAAAACACCTACGCGAAACTCTGTGAAGTGCTGAGACGGCGTGATGGAGATGGAACTGACGCTGGATCTGTGGGGTGTGGAGAACCCTGA
- a CDS encoding uracil-DNA glycosylase: protein MEMELTLDLWGVENPEEELEKVRQQALQCTACRLAETRTNVVFGEGNPRAPLVFVGEGPGEHEDATGRPFVGRAGALLDQALRENGLSRKHVYICNVIKCRASVVENGRVRNRPPYADEIAACHPWLDKQLTIIQPLVIVCLGAPAANTLIHKNFKMTQERGIWFPCNYARYAMATLHPAYILRQEGESYQQNYRLLVQDIAAARQKVIEAKKEPKTTLF from the coding sequence ATGGAGATGGAACTGACGCTGGATCTGTGGGGTGTGGAGAACCCTGAGGAAGAATTAGAGAAGGTGCGCCAGCAGGCGTTACAATGCACTGCCTGTCGGCTGGCGGAGACGCGCACGAACGTCGTTTTCGGCGAGGGCAACCCGCGAGCGCCGCTGGTGTTTGTCGGCGAGGGACCGGGTGAACACGAAGATGCCACCGGACGCCCCTTCGTCGGGCGAGCAGGCGCACTGCTGGACCAGGCGCTGCGCGAGAACGGTCTCAGCCGAAAGCATGTGTATATCTGCAACGTGATTAAATGCCGCGCCTCGGTGGTGGAAAACGGGCGCGTGCGCAACCGTCCTCCGTACGCGGATGAAATCGCTGCCTGCCATCCCTGGCTGGATAAGCAGCTGACTATTATTCAGCCTCTGGTGATTGTTTGCCTGGGTGCGCCCGCTGCCAATACCCTCATCCACAAGAACTTCAAGATGACCCAGGAGCGGGGTATCTGGTTCCCCTGCAACTACGCGCGCTATGCGATGGCAACACTTCACCCGGCATACATCCTCCGACAGGAGGGCGAGAGCTACCAGCAGAACTACCGTCTGCTCGTTCAGGACATCGCCGCTGCGCGACAGAAGGTGATTGAAGCCAAAAAGGAACCCAAAACCACCCTGTTTTAG
- a CDS encoding VWA domain-containing protein has product MDATQRIDPLGAQPTQQISPTSDRTQQVATGVPTVMGVPTRALQMECMLGREVGNAYGGREHLLVEITGTSMGIGRRLPLNLCLVIDRSGSMEGEPIDYVKRACGYVVDLLDQNDILSIITFSDSVDVVMPARRVVNKTLIKEHIQRIEIGNTTNLYDGMLVGCQQVAAVMSEQVLTRVLVFTDGEPTSGIKDFASIVQLAAEQKARGITITVLGFGPEFNEELLAGIARRSGGNYYYIQRPELIPEVFRRELELLMTVVAKNVRLILTLPRFTGIRQVYGAQPNLQGRVVEIPQVDIERGAVVTQLVELELQMRPPGKYRVAKVALAYDDTITGRVERIEADAVMEFTQDVSRIPQTIHPRVQREIEIQQLSRNLERTVMGLKTQQLSAAEVRQELERTMAMLTRQGRLQEAQEIRQALTALGSDDTVVEKTLMGTAYSLEVGKSKQP; this is encoded by the coding sequence ATGGATGCAACGCAGCGCATAGACCCATTGGGGGCACAGCCGACACAACAGATTTCCCCGACTTCCGACCGCACCCAGCAGGTGGCAACGGGGGTTCCCACTGTAATGGGCGTGCCCACCCGTGCTTTGCAGATGGAGTGTATGCTGGGACGTGAGGTGGGCAATGCCTACGGTGGACGCGAGCACCTGCTGGTGGAGATTACAGGCACAAGCATGGGCATCGGCAGGAGGCTACCGCTCAACTTGTGCCTGGTGATTGACCGTAGCGGTTCGATGGAGGGCGAACCGATTGACTACGTGAAACGCGCCTGCGGGTACGTGGTAGACCTGCTGGACCAGAACGACATCCTCTCGATCATCACTTTCTCGGATAGCGTGGACGTGGTCATGCCTGCGCGCCGCGTAGTGAACAAGACGCTCATCAAAGAGCATATCCAGCGCATCGAAATCGGCAACACCACCAACCTGTACGATGGGATGCTGGTCGGCTGTCAGCAGGTGGCAGCGGTGATGAGCGAGCAGGTACTCACGCGCGTGCTGGTGTTCACCGACGGAGAACCGACGTCTGGCATTAAGGATTTCGCCTCTATCGTGCAGCTGGCAGCGGAGCAGAAGGCGCGCGGCATCACCATCACCGTGCTGGGTTTTGGTCCCGAGTTCAACGAGGAGCTGCTGGCGGGCATCGCGCGGCGCAGTGGAGGCAACTACTACTACATCCAGCGCCCCGAACTCATCCCCGAAGTATTCCGTCGCGAGCTGGAACTCCTGATGACCGTTGTGGCGAAGAACGTACGGCTGATCCTCACTCTGCCCCGATTCACAGGTATACGACAGGTGTACGGCGCACAGCCCAACCTGCAAGGCAGAGTGGTGGAGATCCCACAGGTGGATATCGAGCGCGGTGCGGTGGTGACGCAGCTGGTGGAACTGGAGTTGCAGATGCGTCCGCCGGGCAAGTATCGAGTGGCGAAGGTGGCACTGGCTTATGACGACACCATCACCGGCAGGGTGGAGCGCATTGAGGCGGATGCGGTGATGGAGTTCACGCAGGACGTATCGCGTATTCCGCAGACCATCCACCCGCGCGTGCAGCGCGAGATAGAGATACAGCAGTTGTCGCGCAATCTGGAGCGCACCGTGATGGGCTTGAAGACGCAACAGCTCTCCGCCGCCGAGGTACGCCAGGAGCTGGAGCGCACCATGGCGATGCTCACCCGACAGGGCAGGCTACAGGAGGCGCAGGAGATACGGCAGGCTCTCACCGCGCTCGGCTCCGATGACACGGTGGTGGAGAAGACGCTGATGGGAACCGCTTACTCGCTGGAGGTGGGAAAGAGTAAACAGCCATGA
- a CDS encoding oxidoreductase has protein sequence MSVRVAVVGYGMGKYHCSDISKTSGLQLYAVCDIDPAKRKAAQEDWGVKTFASYEEVLADKEVDLVVLVTPHDTHAPMAIAALEAGKHVVTEKVMCLNVAEADAMIAAAKKAGKMLSVFQNRRWDSDYVTVKYVVEQGMLGEVFQVASCVDGYGRPGGWRAHKKHGGGMLYDWGAHLTDQMVQLAKSDPDTVFAQIENRVWNVDVDTFAKVMVRFQNGMVGEIEVGCISWIPRPRWHVRGEKGALLLEGWEDQFRLRTEVNGIKTEMRFDKLPSSWQSYYQNISAVLNEGAELAVKPEEVRKALQIIEAAFRSAETGEAVKV, from the coding sequence ATGAGTGTTCGGGTGGCAGTAGTCGGCTACGGTATGGGCAAATACCACTGCTCAGACATCAGCAAAACATCGGGCTTGCAGCTGTACGCCGTCTGTGATATCGATCCGGCAAAGCGCAAAGCAGCGCAGGAAGACTGGGGCGTGAAAACTTTCGCCAGTTATGAGGAAGTGCTGGCGGATAAAGAGGTAGACCTGGTGGTTCTGGTCACCCCTCACGACACCCATGCCCCCATGGCGATTGCCGCGCTGGAGGCAGGCAAACATGTGGTGACCGAGAAAGTGATGTGCCTCAATGTGGCGGAAGCAGATGCGATGATTGCTGCTGCAAAGAAAGCGGGCAAGATGCTCTCGGTGTTCCAGAACCGCCGCTGGGACAGCGATTACGTCACGGTGAAATACGTTGTGGAGCAAGGGATGCTGGGGGAGGTCTTCCAGGTTGCCAGCTGTGTGGACGGGTACGGGCGCCCTGGTGGATGGCGTGCTCACAAGAAGCACGGTGGCGGGATGTTATACGACTGGGGCGCACACCTGACCGACCAGATGGTGCAGCTGGCGAAAAGCGACCCGGATACCGTATTCGCGCAGATAGAAAACCGCGTGTGGAACGTGGATGTGGACACCTTCGCGAAAGTGATGGTGCGCTTCCAGAACGGCATGGTCGGCGAGATAGAGGTCGGATGTATCTCCTGGATACCCCGTCCGCGCTGGCACGTGCGCGGCGAGAAAGGCGCGTTGCTGCTGGAAGGCTGGGAGGACCAGTTCCGCCTGCGCACTGAAGTCAACGGCATCAAGACCGAAATGCGCTTTGACAAGCTCCCCTCCTCGTGGCAGAGCTACTACCAGAACATCTCTGCCGTGCTGAACGAGGGCGCAGAGCTGGCGGTCAAACCGGAAGAAGTGCGCAAGGCGCTTCAGATTATCGAAGCGGCGTTCCGCTCTGCGGAGACGGGAGAGGCGGTGAAGGTGTAA
- a CDS encoding cytidine deaminase — protein sequence MRDRRATGGAVSHTKNIREQLLTAAREARHHAYAPYSGYAVGAAVCDEDGRIFAGANVENASYGLTVCAERVAIFRAVSEGVRGICALAVVTQDGGAPCGACRQVLAEFADGDALVWCASEENASLTEYRLADLLPDAFRLPSQPSHKDELILGGI from the coding sequence ATGCGAGATCGGAGAGCGACAGGAGGAGCCGTGAGCCACACGAAGAACATACGCGAGCAGCTGCTAACGGCGGCGCGGGAAGCTCGCCATCATGCGTATGCGCCGTACTCGGGTTACGCGGTGGGTGCAGCGGTGTGCGACGAGGACGGGCGTATCTTCGCAGGCGCGAATGTGGAAAACGCCAGCTACGGTCTCACCGTTTGTGCCGAGAGAGTAGCGATATTTCGTGCGGTCAGCGAAGGCGTACGTGGCATCTGCGCGCTGGCAGTGGTGACACAGGATGGTGGTGCCCCCTGCGGGGCGTGCAGGCAGGTGCTGGCGGAGTTTGCTGATGGGGATGCCCTCGTATGGTGTGCGTCAGAGGAGAACGCATCGTTGACGGAGTATCGTTTAGCAGATTTGCTGCCGGATGCTTTTCGGTTGCCGTCACAACCGTCTCACAAGGATGAACTGATACTGGGAGGGATATAG
- the mtlD gene encoding mannitol-1-phosphate 5-dehydrogenase translates to MERIAVQFGAGNIGRGFIAQLFHESGYEVVFVEAVPALVDEINRRGRYTIHIVGDGAREVEITNIRAIHSGQAEQVAQEIARAEIACTAVGVNVLKQVAPSLARGIALRSQNPNAPALNILIGENQIDADQILRHAVLEHLPAELRPYMESHIGFVLCVVSRMVPLMTAEERKNDPLGIKVEAYKRLPVDAKAIKGELPPIVGVEPVENFMGHVERKLFVHNAAHAILGYLGWLKGYTYVHEAMADEQIRSMLDESMQEVSEALVRKHGFTREEMQEHLSDLYRRFENAALGDTIARVARDPERKLSPGDRLVGAARLLLQNGLEPKGFCTAIAAALLYDNPEDVSAVALQRRIEQEGVSTVLEKVCKIPPDMPMHQCILSAYSQLKNRLL, encoded by the coding sequence ATGGAGCGTATCGCTGTGCAGTTCGGCGCGGGTAATATCGGGCGTGGTTTCATCGCGCAGCTTTTTCACGAGTCGGGTTACGAGGTGGTTTTCGTGGAGGCTGTGCCTGCCCTTGTGGACGAGATCAATCGCCGCGGCAGGTACACGATCCACATTGTGGGTGATGGTGCGCGGGAAGTGGAAATCACAAATATCCGCGCGATACACAGTGGGCAGGCGGAACAGGTTGCACAAGAGATTGCACGGGCGGAGATTGCCTGCACCGCAGTGGGGGTGAACGTACTGAAGCAAGTGGCGCCGTCGCTGGCGCGAGGCATCGCCCTGCGAAGCCAGAACCCGAACGCGCCCGCGCTGAACATCCTCATTGGCGAGAATCAGATAGATGCCGACCAGATACTGCGCCACGCGGTGCTGGAACACCTACCCGCTGAACTGCGTCCGTATATGGAGTCGCACATTGGCTTTGTGCTGTGCGTTGTGAGCCGGATGGTGCCTCTCATGACTGCTGAGGAGAGGAAGAATGACCCCCTGGGTATCAAGGTAGAAGCGTACAAGCGGTTGCCTGTAGACGCGAAAGCCATCAAGGGTGAGCTACCTCCCATTGTGGGAGTAGAGCCGGTAGAAAACTTTATGGGGCATGTAGAGCGCAAGCTGTTCGTGCATAACGCGGCGCATGCGATACTGGGCTACCTCGGCTGGTTGAAGGGATATACCTACGTGCACGAGGCGATGGCGGATGAACAGATACGCTCGATGCTGGACGAATCGATGCAGGAAGTGAGCGAGGCACTGGTGCGTAAACATGGCTTCACACGTGAGGAGATGCAAGAGCACTTGAGCGATCTGTATCGCCGCTTTGAAAACGCGGCGTTAGGTGATACCATCGCGCGGGTGGCACGTGACCCGGAGCGCAAGCTGAGTCCCGGTGACCGATTGGTGGGGGCGGCACGTCTGCTGCTGCAGAACGGTTTGGAACCCAAAGGTTTTTGCACGGCGATTGCGGCGGCGCTGCTTTATGACAATCCCGAGGATGTGTCAGCGGTTGCGTTACAGAGGCGCATCGAGCAGGAGGGCGTTTCTACGGTGCTGGAAAAGGTGTGCAAAATCCCTCCCGATATGCCGATGCATCAGTGCATCCTGAGCGCATACTCTCAGCTGAAAAACCGGTTACTGTAG
- the yitW gene encoding MIP18 family protein YitW → MALTAEQETQIRERLMTVYDPELGIDIVNLGLVYGIDMDEEGNVLITMTLTSPGCPIGPMLEEMIRERLSELPFVKETYVQLVWQPRWDPRIHCSEEAKMELGIWE, encoded by the coding sequence ATGGCACTGACGGCAGAACAAGAAACACAGATTCGTGAACGGCTGATGACCGTATACGACCCCGAACTGGGCATCGACATCGTCAACCTGGGTCTGGTGTACGGCATCGATATGGACGAGGAAGGCAACGTGTTGATTACCATGACCCTTACCAGTCCTGGGTGTCCTATCGGACCGATGCTGGAGGAAATGATTCGCGAACGGTTGTCCGAATTGCCCTTTGTGAAGGAAACCTACGTGCAGCTGGTGTGGCAGCCTCGCTGGGACCCACGTATCCACTGCAGCGAGGAAGCTAAAATGGAACTGGGCATCTGGGAGTAA
- the iscU gene encoding iron-sulfur cluster assembly scaffold protein: MVDDELYREIILEHYHHPRYKGALPDANLTAEGMNPLCGDELTLYLKTDGDRIVEARFDGRGCSISQASASMLTEAIRGLTLEEAKALQERVKAMLTGAPHEPFDEDDDLSALEGVKNYPVRIKCALLAWTTLEEILGE; the protein is encoded by the coding sequence ATGGTGGACGATGAGCTGTATCGGGAGATTATTCTGGAGCATTACCATCACCCACGCTACAAGGGTGCGCTGCCCGATGCGAACCTGACCGCCGAGGGAATGAATCCCCTGTGCGGCGACGAACTCACTCTTTACCTCAAGACGGACGGCGACCGCATTGTGGAGGCACGGTTCGATGGGCGAGGCTGTTCCATCAGCCAGGCGTCTGCCTCCATGCTGACGGAAGCAATACGCGGACTGACTCTGGAAGAAGCGAAGGCACTGCAGGAACGGGTCAAAGCGATGCTCACCGGCGCACCGCACGAACCCTTCGACGAAGATGACGACCTGAGCGCGTTAGAAGGGGTGAAGAACTACCCGGTGCGTATCAAGTGCGCCTTGCTGGCGTGGACAACGCTGGAGGAGATTTTGGGCGAATAA
- a CDS encoding cysteine desulfurase, translated as MTSLQTELTYDVQAIRADFPILQRRVNGHPLVYLDNAATSQKPRQVIDALVRYYEFTNANVHRGLHTLAEEATEAYESARAKVARFIGAEPESVVFTRNTTEAINLVAYAWGLANLKAGEVVVLSEMEHHSNVVPWQLVARLTGAKLHYVPFTPEGELDMEALEEALRQEPRLVAITHVSNVLGTINPVEEITRRAHEVGAKVLIDGAQAVPHKPVDVTQIGCDFYAFSGHKMLAPTGIGALYARRELLEEMPPFLGGGSMIRRVTHDYSTWADIPTKFEAGTPNIADGVAFGAAVDYLQQVGIEAIQQHEQRLIAEALRLLEAEEDIVIYGPRDPRRRCGLVSFNFKHVHPHDVAQILDKRGIAIRAGHHCCQLIMRRLDVTATARASFYLYNTIEEIHAFVEALDDVRKVFGKYGGR; from the coding sequence ATGACATCCCTGCAAACAGAGTTGACATACGACGTGCAGGCAATACGCGCCGATTTTCCTATCCTGCAGCGGCGGGTGAACGGTCATCCGCTCGTGTACCTGGACAATGCTGCCACTTCCCAGAAGCCGCGTCAGGTCATCGACGCGCTGGTGCGATACTATGAGTTCACCAACGCCAACGTGCACCGCGGGCTGCACACACTGGCGGAAGAAGCCACCGAGGCATACGAGTCCGCTCGCGCGAAGGTTGCCCGCTTTATCGGCGCAGAGCCGGAGAGCGTCGTGTTCACCCGCAACACTACCGAGGCAATTAACCTCGTGGCGTACGCCTGGGGGCTAGCAAATCTCAAGGCGGGCGAGGTGGTGGTGCTTTCCGAAATGGAACACCACTCCAACGTCGTGCCCTGGCAGCTGGTGGCTCGCCTGACAGGTGCCAAACTGCACTATGTACCTTTCACCCCGGAAGGCGAGCTGGACATGGAGGCTCTGGAAGAGGCACTGCGCCAGGAACCCAGGCTGGTAGCCATCACACATGTGTCTAACGTGCTCGGCACGATAAACCCTGTGGAGGAAATCACCCGCAGAGCGCACGAGGTCGGAGCAAAGGTGCTGATTGACGGCGCACAGGCAGTGCCACATAAGCCGGTCGATGTGACCCAAATAGGCTGCGACTTCTACGCTTTCTCGGGACATAAGATGCTTGCACCCACCGGAATCGGTGCGCTATATGCCCGGCGCGAACTGCTGGAAGAGATGCCTCCGTTCCTGGGCGGCGGAAGCATGATACGTCGCGTGACGCATGATTACAGCACCTGGGCAGATATACCCACCAAGTTCGAAGCCGGAACGCCCAACATCGCTGACGGCGTCGCTTTCGGCGCGGCGGTGGACTACTTGCAGCAGGTAGGCATAGAAGCCATCCAGCAACACGAACAACGCTTAATAGCGGAAGCATTACGTTTGCTGGAGGCAGAGGAGGACATCGTGATTTATGGACCGCGCGACCCCAGGCGTCGTTGTGGACTGGTCTCCTTCAACTTCAAGCATGTGCATCCGCACGACGTGGCACAGATTCTGGACAAGCGCGGCATCGCCATCCGTGCTGGACACCACTGTTGCCAGCTGATCATGCGCCGACTGGATGTGACCGCTACGGCACGCGCCAGTTTTTACCTGTATAATACGATAGAGGAGATACACGCCTTCGTGGAGGCGTTAGACGATGTGAGGAAGGTCTTCGGCAAGTATGGTGGACGATGA
- a CDS encoding (2Fe-2S)-binding protein encodes MRVRVASVADVEVGRAIAVQVNGRQVALCRPAPEEFYAIDDTCSHALASLSEGELTEYEIECPRHGAHFDIRTGEALTLPATKPVQTYNVLLDNGEVFIELPE; translated from the coding sequence ATGCGTGTGCGGGTAGCCAGTGTTGCAGATGTGGAGGTCGGCAGAGCGATTGCTGTTCAGGTAAACGGCAGGCAGGTCGCGCTCTGCCGACCTGCTCCCGAAGAGTTCTACGCGATAGACGACACATGTTCGCATGCCCTCGCCTCGCTGAGTGAAGGCGAGCTAACAGAATACGAGATCGAGTGCCCCCGACACGGGGCGCACTTCGATATCCGTACGGGTGAGGCGTTGACGCTGCCCGCCACCAAGCCGGTGCAGACGTATAACGTGCTCCTCGACAACGGCGAGGTGTTCATCGAACTACCGGAGTAG
- a CDS encoding Fe-S cluster assembly protein SufD, which produces MGNTLTTTSSTGLELIKDIGRHLAEPEWAYAYRKEAWNRFMQTPTPPRTHEHWRRTDISHLVLEEIVPAIPAEHRPLPDWLQAMIRTGTRRVGGTVAFVDGTLVHEHLSESVRKSGVVLTSWSQAIQQHPDRIRQVLEGIDHDPADEKFTTMARAYATGGTVLIVPAGVRVSLPLQAFFAAEEARAVFPHTLVLLEEGAQVTLLDGMLSPDLPGRAFGSGVADLILGEGAELTYVLFQQWGQGMEYFHHQRAVLGRDSHLTTITVALGASLSKVTIESVLCSSGAVSDMLGVVFGDGNQHFDHHTVQMHTVGNTTSDLLFKVALDEQAYSAYSGLIRIEPGAQKANAYQRNENLVLSSSAHAETLPNLEIEANDVRCTHGATVAPVDEEQMFYLMSRGMAPRDANRLIVEGFLQPVLDRIPAKSLREMVSAKVDEKIARRRL; this is translated from the coding sequence ATGGGGAACACATTGACCACAACCAGTTCGACAGGGCTGGAGCTGATAAAAGATATCGGTCGGCACCTGGCAGAACCAGAGTGGGCGTACGCCTATCGTAAGGAGGCGTGGAACCGCTTCATGCAGACCCCCACGCCCCCTCGTACCCACGAACACTGGCGACGCACCGACATCAGCCACCTGGTGCTGGAAGAGATTGTGCCCGCCATACCCGCGGAGCATCGTCCCCTGCCCGATTGGCTGCAGGCGATGATTCGCACAGGCACGCGGCGCGTCGGTGGCACAGTGGCGTTCGTGGATGGCACGCTGGTACATGAGCATCTCTCCGAGAGCGTACGCAAAAGCGGTGTCGTGTTGACCAGCTGGTCGCAGGCGATCCAGCAACATCCTGATCGCATCCGACAGGTGCTGGAGGGAATAGACCACGACCCCGCCGATGAGAAGTTCACCACGATGGCACGTGCGTATGCCACAGGTGGTACGGTACTCATCGTGCCTGCCGGCGTGCGCGTGAGCCTGCCCCTGCAAGCCTTCTTTGCAGCGGAAGAGGCGCGGGCGGTCTTTCCCCACACGCTGGTCCTCCTCGAGGAAGGCGCACAGGTAACCCTTCTGGACGGGATGCTCTCGCCCGACCTGCCGGGGCGCGCCTTCGGCAGCGGCGTCGCCGACCTGATTCTGGGCGAGGGCGCGGAGCTTACCTACGTGCTCTTCCAGCAGTGGGGACAGGGCATGGAGTACTTCCACCACCAGCGGGCGGTGCTGGGGCGCGATTCGCACCTGACCACGATTACCGTCGCGCTGGGAGCTTCGCTCAGTAAAGTGACCATTGAATCGGTGCTCTGTTCGTCCGGTGCGGTGAGCGATATGCTGGGCGTGGTGTTTGGCGACGGCAACCAGCACTTTGACCACCACACGGTGCAGATGCACACGGTGGGCAATACCACCAGCGACCTGCTGTTCAAGGTGGCTCTGGACGAGCAGGCGTATTCGGCTTACAGCGGCTTGATACGTATCGAGCCGGGCGCACAGAAGGCAAATGCCTACCAGCGCAACGAAAACCTGGTGCTGAGCAGCAGCGCACACGCCGAGACGCTGCCTAACCTGGAGATCGAGGCAAACGACGTGCGCTGCACTCACGGTGCTACGGTCGCGCCGGTGGACGAAGAACAGATGTTCTACCTGATGAGCCGCGGCATGGCACCTCGTGATGCCAATCGCCTCATCGTGGAGGGCTTCCTGCAGCCGGTGCTGGACCGTATTCCAGCCAAAAGCCTGCGCGAAATGGTGAGCGCGAAGGTGGATGAGAAAATCGCTCGCAGGAGGTTGTAA